A region from the Flavobacterium enshiense genome encodes:
- a CDS encoding gliding motility-associated C-terminal domain-containing protein has translation MLYEQFFGRYDFTFIGNTLNPEENGFLSPTYILTSSSANLNLNPGDRVERAYLYWAGSGTGDFNIKLNGVDIIPQRSFSTTQASADNHPFFSAFYDITTMVQSIGNATYTVSDFDLNDLVSTYNQNGTNFAGWAILIVYENNALPQNQISIYDGLQNVPDQLEINLTNLYVLDNQDSKVGFIAWEGDRLLPSSSEYYERFTINNRYTLSNTINPPNNQFNGTNSVTGATNLYNMDLDIYLIDPYINIGDTSVNFKLESNQDFIMINTVAIKLNNQLPDATVSIDNYTLKCDIRELPIEYTVYNINSTDPLPAGTQIGIYANGELIATNQTPTVLGIGESVNLSQVVTIPSSIPIDFTLSIIADPDGLVTELIETNNADIEEISLWVLPVFNQPQDLISCNLGSTAAYFDFSSYDQSIKTDTAHLITFHESLTDAEFNQNPILNTFNYYSATTPHQIFVRIENEHGCYSLTSFFLRTRNCAPIIYNAVSVNGDDMNDTFHIEGLYNIFLNFDLYIYNRWGREIWKGNNNTPEWDGYIKDGVGSNQAPDGTYFYILHLNDPDYPKPLNGYLYLNH, from the coding sequence GTGCTTTATGAACAATTTTTTGGCAGATATGACTTTACCTTCATAGGCAATACCTTAAACCCTGAAGAAAATGGCTTCCTTTCTCCTACTTATATTTTAACGAGTTCTTCTGCCAATTTGAATTTGAATCCGGGAGATAGAGTTGAACGTGCGTACTTATATTGGGCTGGTTCAGGCACAGGAGACTTTAACATCAAATTAAATGGGGTCGACATTATTCCACAAAGGTCTTTTTCAACAACACAAGCCAGTGCAGATAACCATCCCTTTTTCAGCGCTTTTTATGATATTACAACAATGGTTCAATCCATAGGAAACGCCACTTATACGGTTTCAGATTTTGACTTAAATGACTTAGTATCCACTTACAACCAAAACGGTACTAATTTTGCCGGATGGGCCATTTTAATAGTTTATGAAAATAACGCCTTACCTCAAAACCAGATTAGTATTTATGATGGTTTGCAAAATGTTCCTGATCAATTAGAAATTAATTTAACCAATCTGTATGTATTAGATAATCAGGACTCAAAAGTAGGATTCATTGCCTGGGAAGGAGACAGACTGCTACCAAGTTCCTCAGAATATTATGAAAGGTTTACAATAAACAATCGTTATACATTGTCGAATACTATTAATCCTCCTAACAATCAGTTTAACGGTACCAATTCTGTTACAGGCGCTACCAATTTATATAATATGGATTTAGATATTTATCTGATTGACCCGTACATAAATATAGGGGACACCTCTGTAAACTTTAAACTGGAATCTAATCAGGATTTCATCATGATAAATACAGTCGCCATCAAACTTAACAATCAGTTGCCCGACGCCACAGTATCAATTGACAATTACACATTAAAATGCGACATTCGTGAGCTTCCTATTGAATATACCGTTTATAATATTAACAGTACTGACCCGCTTCCTGCAGGAACACAAATTGGGATTTATGCCAATGGTGAATTAATTGCAACCAACCAAACCCCTACTGTTTTAGGAATTGGAGAAAGCGTAAACCTCTCACAAGTTGTTACAATTCCAAGTAGTATCCCAATAGATTTCACACTTTCTATAATTGCAGATCCGGATGGACTCGTGACAGAACTTATAGAAACAAACAATGCTGATATCGAAGAAATCAGTTTATGGGTCTTGCCTGTTTTCAACCAACCGCAAGATTTAATTAGTTGCAACTTGGGCTCAACAGCAGCATATTTCGATTTTTCTTCTTACGATCAAAGCATTAAAACTGACACTGCTCATCTTATCACTTTCCATGAAAGCCTAACTGATGCAGAGTTTAATCAGAACCCAATTCTAAATACTTTCAATTATTATTCTGCGACTACGCCTCATCAGATTTTCGTACGTATTGAAAATGAACATGGCTGTTACTCACTTACTTCATTCTTTTTACGCACACGTAACTGCGCTCCAATCATCTACAACGCCGTTTCTGTTAATGGAGATGATATGAACGACACCTTCCATATAGAAGGATTATACAATATCTTTCTAAACTTCGATCTTTATATCTATAACCGTTGGGGAAGAGAAATCTGGAAAGGAAACAATAATACGCCGGAATGGGATGGCTATATAAAAGACGGCGTTGGAAGCAATCAAGCTCCCGACGGAACCTATTTTTATATTTTACACCTAAATGACCCTGATTATCCGAAACCGTTAAATGGTTATCTCTACCTTAACCACTAA
- a CDS encoding O-antigen translocase, translating into MIKIAIGLITSKVIAIFIGPSGMALVGNLRNFFSGVETVSVLGFQNGTVKYVAENERNESELKKIISTALITLFSLAIIISISLFALSSYWNLKIFGSNNQYGFVFKALAIALPWHAANFIFVAIINGLRKFEKVIYISIFGNIISLIITVVLIVYLKTYGALLAVVISPSLLFFVSYYYINTEFPVLKYLSIRHFDFVILKDLMSYTLMALVSGVLGPFVFLAIRNHVIENLGVEHAGYWEAVSRISTYYMMFLTTLVTLYFLPKLILTTNDKETKAVFYSYFKNIIPLFVLALLCIFFVRDLIIRILFSPEFFSVSDLFFWQLIGDVFKALSLILGYLLLAKKMTRLFIVSELLSFTVQYFLSVYLMKQYHIEGVVMAYFITYLVYFLFLSICLRDKLFKAY; encoded by the coding sequence TTGATAAAAATTGCTATCGGATTAATCACTTCTAAAGTCATAGCAATTTTTATAGGGCCTTCCGGAATGGCATTAGTGGGCAACCTTCGCAATTTCTTTTCAGGGGTAGAAACGGTTTCGGTATTAGGTTTTCAAAATGGAACTGTTAAATATGTTGCCGAAAATGAAAGAAATGAATCGGAACTAAAAAAGATTATCTCGACAGCTCTCATAACACTTTTTAGTTTGGCAATTATTATCAGTATAAGCTTGTTTGCCTTATCGTCATATTGGAATTTAAAAATTTTCGGATCTAACAATCAATACGGATTCGTTTTTAAGGCACTTGCAATAGCTTTACCATGGCATGCGGCTAATTTTATTTTTGTTGCTATCATTAATGGCCTGAGAAAGTTTGAGAAGGTAATTTACATTTCCATTTTTGGCAATATAATCAGTTTGATTATTACGGTTGTTTTAATTGTTTATTTGAAAACCTATGGGGCACTTCTGGCCGTAGTAATTTCTCCTTCATTGCTTTTTTTTGTTTCTTATTATTACATTAATACCGAATTTCCTGTTTTGAAATATCTTTCGATAAGACATTTTGATTTCGTTATTCTTAAAGATTTAATGTCCTATACCCTCATGGCTTTGGTTTCAGGTGTTTTGGGACCTTTTGTTTTTTTGGCTATCCGAAATCATGTTATTGAAAATTTAGGAGTTGAACATGCAGGGTATTGGGAAGCTGTTTCAAGAATATCGACCTATTATATGATGTTTTTGACCACTCTGGTTACGCTTTACTTTTTGCCGAAACTTATTTTGACTACTAATGACAAAGAAACTAAAGCTGTTTTTTATTCCTATTTTAAAAACATAATTCCGCTTTTTGTTTTAGCTCTTTTGTGTATTTTCTTTGTTCGTGATTTGATAATCAGGATATTGTTTTCTCCTGAATTTTTTTCGGTAAGTGATTTGTTTTTCTGGCAATTGATAGGAGATGTTTTTAAAGCTTTATCCCTTATTTTAGGTTATTTGCTTTTAGCTAAAAAGATGACGAGACTTTTTATTGTTTCCGAATTATTATCGTTTACAGTACAATACTTTTTGTCTGTTTATCTTATGAAACAATATCATATTGAAGGAGTGGTAATGGCTTATTTCATCACCTATTTAGTGTACTTCCTGTTTTTGAGTATTTGTTTGAGAGATAAATTGTTTAAGGCTTATTAG
- a CDS encoding GNAT family N-acetyltransferase has product MKKYTVRKYQKSDYALWNDFIHQAKNATFLFHRDFMEYHADRFEDFSLLVFKDESLIAVLPANIRDGSVFSHQGLTFGGVVTSGKAKLKTTLLAFKMILEFLNQSDIKKLYVKEFPFFYTGKLSDELNYLLFLTEAKLYRRDLLSVLDLSQEIKLSKDRKEGVKRGLKSGLEIEETQSFAEFWNEILIPNLSQKHNVSPVHSLEEITFLKSKFPKNIRQFNVYHQGKIVAGTTIFETDCVAHSQYISSNINKNELGSLDFLHHKLISEVFSGKKYFDFGISNENQGRNINEGLQYWKETFGCGLVTQDFYEVDTANHSLLENVLL; this is encoded by the coding sequence GTGAAAAAGTATACAGTAAGAAAATATCAGAAATCCGATTATGCACTATGGAATGATTTTATACATCAGGCCAAAAATGCAACATTTCTTTTTCACAGGGATTTCATGGAGTATCACGCAGACCGGTTTGAAGATTTTTCACTTTTGGTTTTCAAAGATGAATCGTTAATTGCGGTTTTGCCTGCGAATATTAGGGATGGAAGTGTTTTTTCACATCAGGGGCTAACTTTCGGAGGTGTGGTAACTTCCGGGAAAGCAAAATTGAAAACGACTCTTTTGGCGTTTAAAATGATACTGGAGTTTTTGAATCAGTCCGATATTAAAAAACTTTATGTTAAGGAATTTCCTTTTTTTTATACCGGGAAGCTCTCAGATGAACTAAACTATTTACTTTTTCTGACCGAAGCTAAATTATATAGAAGAGACCTGCTTTCTGTTTTGGACTTGTCCCAAGAAATCAAATTGTCCAAAGATCGAAAGGAAGGCGTGAAAAGAGGCTTAAAAAGCGGTCTTGAAATAGAAGAAACGCAAAGTTTTGCAGAATTCTGGAATGAAATCCTGATTCCGAATTTAAGTCAAAAGCATAATGTTTCGCCGGTGCACAGTTTGGAGGAAATTACTTTTTTAAAGTCAAAATTCCCGAAAAATATCCGTCAATTTAATGTGTATCATCAAGGGAAAATTGTGGCCGGGACAACTATTTTCGAAACAGATTGTGTTGCTCATTCACAGTATATTTCGTCCAACATCAATAAAAATGAATTGGGAAGCCTTGATTTTTTGCACCATAAATTAATCTCAGAAGTTTTCTCCGGTAAAAAGTATTTTGACTTCGGGATTTCCAATGAAAATCAGGGAAGGAATATTAACGAAGGTTTGCAGTACTGGAAAGAAACTTTTGGCTGTGGTTTGGTGACCCAGGATTTTTACGAAGTAGATACAGCAAATCATTCATTATTGGAAAACGTATTGTTATGA
- a CDS encoding trimeric intracellular cation channel family protein codes for MFEILDILGTMAFAVSGALTAMNKKMDPFGVFIIAFVTAVGGGTLRDVLIGRTPVGWMMNLDYVYIILLGFVLAMIFKEKLDRFRKSMFLFDTIGLGVFTLIGLEKGLEVNLHPVICIALGTMTACFGGVIRDILCNEIPVIFRKEIYATICIIGGIFFFFLKSIEIPENMVYLATSVLIIAIRLMAVIFHWSLPTVEKN; via the coding sequence ATGTTTGAAATACTTGATATTTTAGGAACCATGGCATTTGCTGTGTCAGGCGCATTAACGGCGATGAATAAAAAGATGGACCCTTTTGGGGTTTTCATCATTGCCTTTGTTACTGCGGTTGGTGGCGGAACTTTACGTGATGTTCTTATAGGAAGGACTCCGGTAGGATGGATGATGAATCTGGACTATGTTTATATTATCCTTTTGGGATTTGTATTAGCTATGATTTTTAAGGAAAAACTAGATCGTTTCCGAAAGTCAATGTTTTTGTTTGATACCATCGGGTTAGGTGTTTTTACTTTAATCGGTTTGGAAAAAGGCCTGGAAGTAAATCTTCACCCTGTTATCTGTATTGCTTTAGGTACGATGACAGCTTGCTTTGGAGGGGTTATCCGCGACATTTTGTGTAATGAGATTCCGGTGATTTTCCGCAAGGAAATCTACGCTACGATTTGTATCATTGGAGGAATCTTCTTCTTTTTCCTCAAAAGCATTGAAATCCCCGAAAATATGGTGTATTTAGCGACTTCTGTATTAATAATAGCCATTCGGTTAATGGCTGTAATCTTTCATTGGTCTTTGCCAACGGTTGAAAAGAATTAG
- a CDS encoding AAA family ATPase, which yields MDTFENNHTPLTETPNPDFLGEPVQTNTVSDENVNFQTRINLAPLLQSVNEIKAELSSVIVGQHKMIDQLLVAVLSNGHVLLEGVPGVAKTITAKLLSKTLALDFSRIQFTPDLMPSDIIGTSVFDLSKSEFQFKKGPVFSNFILIDEINRAPAKTQAALFEVMEERQITVDGKAYKMDTPFLVIATQNPIEQEGTYRLPEAQLDRFLFKISIDYPNLDEEISILQKENALQDRNKLDNIRQILSKAEIGKYQSLVKQIMVESHLMEYIAKITINTRENAFLYLGASPRASIAILNAAKGFAALRGRDFVTPEDIKDAAVPVLQHRVVVTPEREMEGITSTEIIRQIIDTVEIPR from the coding sequence ATGGATACTTTCGAAAATAATCATACTCCGCTAACAGAAACACCAAACCCTGATTTTTTAGGTGAGCCCGTTCAAACAAATACAGTTTCAGATGAAAATGTAAACTTTCAGACCCGAATCAATCTGGCGCCATTATTACAAAGCGTAAACGAAATCAAAGCCGAACTGAGTTCGGTTATCGTAGGTCAGCATAAAATGATTGACCAGTTGTTGGTGGCTGTTTTATCGAACGGACACGTACTTTTGGAAGGCGTTCCTGGAGTTGCTAAAACTATAACTGCCAAATTGCTTTCCAAAACATTGGCATTGGATTTCAGCCGTATTCAGTTTACGCCCGATTTAATGCCGTCGGATATCATCGGAACGTCTGTTTTTGACTTGTCGAAATCGGAATTCCAGTTCAAAAAAGGTCCGGTTTTTTCCAATTTCATCCTTATTGACGAGATCAACCGTGCCCCTGCCAAAACACAAGCAGCGCTGTTTGAAGTAATGGAAGAACGCCAGATTACCGTTGACGGAAAAGCCTATAAAATGGATACTCCGTTTTTGGTTATCGCTACCCAAAACCCTATTGAACAGGAAGGAACGTATCGTTTGCCAGAAGCGCAATTAGACCGTTTCCTGTTTAAAATCAGTATTGATTATCCTAATCTTGATGAAGAAATCAGCATCCTTCAAAAGGAAAATGCACTTCAGGACCGAAATAAATTGGATAACATCCGCCAAATTCTTTCGAAAGCGGAAATCGGAAAATACCAGAGCCTTGTGAAACAAATTATGGTTGAAAGTCATCTCATGGAATACATTGCCAAAATAACAATAAATACCCGTGAAAATGCATTCCTTTATTTAGGTGCATCGCCACGCGCATCCATTGCTATTTTGAATGCCGCCAAAGGTTTTGCAGCGCTTCGCGGACGTGATTTCGTAACTCCGGAAGACATCAAGGATGCCGCAGTTCCTGTATTGCAGCACCGTGTTGTAGTAACGCCGGAACGCGAAATGGAAGGTATCACTTCAACCGAAATCATCCGACAAATTATTGATACCGTAGAAATTCCGCGCTAA
- a CDS encoding stage II sporulation protein M — translation MREVAFIRQNKEKWLEFEQAIFGKAKKNPDELASLYIHLVNDLSYAQTYYPKSKTVVYLNHLASQIYQKIYKTKREETNRLVYFFKTEVPLLVYEYRRYILFAFLLFFLCTGIGVLSAHNDATFARLIMGDAYVNMTLENIEKGNPVAVYKSGSDWGSFIGITLNNLIVGAKCYVYGIFAGLGTFLFLIQNSIMLGSFQYFFYQENVFWESVRGIWIHGAMEIFGMVIEAGCGFILGASILFPKTYSRLNSFKTGFKDSLKIFMATIPFTIAAGFLEGFITRYSIDMPRVLNVFIILGTLAVIAFYFLVYPFIINRKTNKNHVSAF, via the coding sequence ATGAGAGAAGTAGCGTTTATACGACAAAATAAAGAAAAATGGCTTGAATTTGAACAAGCTATTTTTGGCAAAGCTAAAAAAAATCCGGATGAATTGGCAAGTTTGTACATTCATTTGGTGAATGATTTGTCATACGCGCAAACCTACTATCCTAAAAGCAAAACAGTTGTCTATCTGAACCATCTGGCTTCTCAGATTTACCAAAAAATTTATAAAACCAAACGCGAAGAAACCAACAGGCTTGTCTATTTCTTTAAAACAGAAGTTCCTTTGTTGGTCTATGAATACAGAAGATATATCTTATTTGCTTTTCTCCTCTTTTTCCTTTGTACCGGAATCGGCGTGCTCTCAGCACACAATGATGCAACTTTTGCCCGTCTTATCATGGGAGATGCCTATGTAAATATGACATTAGAAAACATCGAAAAAGGGAATCCGGTGGCTGTTTATAAAAGCGGCAGCGACTGGGGCAGTTTCATCGGTATTACGCTCAACAACCTGATCGTGGGAGCCAAATGTTATGTCTACGGTATTTTTGCAGGCCTCGGAACGTTTCTCTTTTTGATACAAAATTCCATTATGCTGGGTTCGTTCCAGTATTTTTTCTATCAGGAAAATGTATTCTGGGAAAGTGTACGTGGCATCTGGATTCACGGAGCCATGGAAATCTTCGGCATGGTCATCGAAGCCGGTTGCGGATTCATATTAGGAGCCAGCATACTGTTTCCCAAAACCTACTCCCGTCTTAATTCTTTTAAAACCGGATTCAAGGATAGCCTTAAAATCTTCATGGCCACGATTCCGTTTACCATTGCAGCCGGATTCTTGGAAGGTTTTATCACCCGATACTCGATAGACATGCCAAGAGTCTTAAATGTTTTCATCATTTTAGGAACCTTAGCGGTAATAGCCTTTTATTTTCTGGTTTATCCATTCATCATTAATCGAAAAACAAATAAAAATCATGTTTCAGCTTTTTAA
- a CDS encoding RDD family protein has protein sequence MSELSITTTQNVNINFQAASVGDRIVAQLLDLLIKVAYVIVVYYVFFYLIGLNDFMESTDQWSQNAVIMLFGLPVIFYSLLQESLMEGQTFGKKIMKMKVIKIDGYQAGFGDYLMRWLFRIIEITIGSGIIGLIAIIVSSKNQRLGDMAAGTAVISLKNKININHTILQEIDDDYVPIYPLVIKLSDNDARIIKETFESALKKQDFRLIYKLREKIETVTGIKNQSGNDSDFIRTVLKDYNYFTRNM, from the coding sequence ATGTCAGAATTATCGATAACGACCACGCAAAATGTGAATATAAATTTTCAGGCCGCCTCGGTTGGTGACAGGATTGTTGCACAGTTGCTTGATTTGCTGATAAAAGTAGCGTATGTCATTGTTGTTTACTATGTTTTTTTCTATCTGATTGGCCTGAACGATTTTATGGAGAGTACGGATCAATGGTCACAAAACGCTGTAATAATGCTTTTTGGTCTTCCGGTTATTTTTTATTCGCTGCTGCAGGAAAGCCTGATGGAAGGGCAGACTTTCGGAAAAAAAATAATGAAGATGAAAGTGATAAAAATTGATGGCTATCAGGCCGGTTTCGGGGATTATCTGATGCGCTGGCTTTTCCGGATTATTGAAATTACAATCGGAAGCGGGATAATCGGTTTAATAGCAATTATCGTGAGCAGTAAAAATCAGCGTTTGGGAGATATGGCGGCAGGAACGGCGGTTATTTCGCTAAAAAACAAGATCAATATCAACCATACCATTCTTCAGGAAATCGATGATGATTATGTGCCAATTTATCCATTGGTAATCAAACTTTCGGATAATGATGCCCGAATCATCAAGGAGACATTTGAATCGGCTTTAAAAAAACAGGATTTTAGATTGATTTATAAACTCCGGGAAAAGATTGAAACGGTTACGGGAATTAAAAACCAATCAGGCAATGATTCCGATTTTATCCGAACCGTATTGAAAGATTATAATTACTTCACTCGAAATATGTAA
- a CDS encoding DUF4350 domain-containing protein, with protein MNRTLKIYIAFFVLIAIGIIVIDANRKKPIDWSTTYATRDKIPFGLYVFNKEIDGLLPEHKVQRFESTLYEYLDPKYNFADSTYNVKGSLLFISENNEFDEPSLNELIWFVEHGNTAFLSMKDFPQKLMDTLKTEFGNQYSLSDSLYFKLTNDVFRHQKYKFTKGASLSYFNKIDSMNTTVLGRQEIDTSKHVNFIKVPFGKGNFYLHTQPAAFSNYYLLNKKNADYSANILSYLPKGNIYWQTKGFNNTEASSSPMRYILSQPALKWAWYLFLGGMFIFMIFNAKRRQRIIPIKVPLQNTTVDFTKTIGNLYLQEGNHYVIIDKKIIYFLEKIRTDYLIDTFNLDETFINRLYQKTGKNKSDIEHVVRLIKKHRNNMDSTEKDVIEISKAIDKLK; from the coding sequence ATGAACAGAACACTCAAAATATACATTGCGTTTTTTGTTCTGATTGCTATTGGAATTATAGTTATAGACGCCAACCGTAAAAAACCGATTGACTGGTCGACTACGTATGCCACAAGAGACAAAATCCCGTTTGGCCTTTACGTTTTCAATAAAGAGATCGATGGCTTATTACCCGAACATAAGGTACAGCGTTTCGAAAGCACATTATACGAATATCTGGATCCCAAATACAACTTTGCCGATTCTACTTACAACGTAAAAGGTTCGCTTTTGTTCATTTCAGAAAATAACGAATTCGACGAACCTTCGTTAAACGAACTGATTTGGTTTGTGGAACACGGAAATACTGCTTTTTTAAGCATGAAAGATTTTCCTCAAAAGCTGATGGATACCTTAAAAACCGAATTCGGAAACCAGTATTCTTTATCAGACAGCCTGTATTTCAAACTGACCAACGACGTTTTCAGGCATCAGAAATACAAATTTACAAAAGGGGCGAGTCTTTCTTATTTCAATAAGATTGATTCGATGAACACGACAGTTTTAGGCCGTCAGGAAATTGATACCTCTAAACATGTTAATTTTATAAAAGTTCCGTTTGGAAAAGGTAATTTCTACCTTCATACCCAACCGGCTGCTTTTTCAAATTACTACTTACTGAACAAGAAAAATGCAGACTACAGTGCCAATATTTTGTCCTATTTACCGAAAGGAAACATTTATTGGCAAACAAAAGGCTTCAATAACACGGAAGCATCAAGCTCTCCGATGCGCTATATTTTGAGCCAACCTGCTTTAAAATGGGCCTGGTACTTATTCCTGGGCGGAATGTTCATTTTTATGATTTTCAATGCCAAACGAAGACAGCGTATCATCCCTATTAAAGTCCCGTTACAGAATACCACGGTGGATTTCACTAAAACCATCGGAAATTTATACCTACAGGAAGGAAATCATTATGTCATCATCGATAAAAAAATCATCTACTTCCTTGAAAAAATACGTACCGATTACCTGATAGACACTTTTAATCTGGATGAAACATTTATTAATCGTCTGTATCAGAAAACCGGAAAAAACAAATCGGACATTGAACATGTTGTGCGACTGATAAAAAAACACCGCAACAATATGGACAGCACCGAAAAAGATGTTATTGAAATCAGCAAAGCAATAGATAAATTAAAATAA
- a CDS encoding DegT/DnrJ/EryC1/StrS family aminotransferase codes for MIPFLDIKAINKPYEAKFQEKLNQFLEKGWYILGGEVKAFEEEFAAYAGSKYCIGVGNGLDAITLTLNAYIEMGNLQKGDEIIVPANTYIASILGILHAGLVPVLVEPDINTFNIDPKLIEAKISPKTKGMLIVHLYGHLAPMDEIMEIGYKYNLLIVEDAAQAHGIKFKGSRTRTFSFYPGKNLGALGDAGAVVTNDEKLAKVIKALSNYGSNQKYYNDYIGFNSRLDELQAAFLRVKLPYLAAENEKRRTIANRFLSEIKNDKIVLPFYDGSDNHVFHLFVIRTENREGLQQYLKENGIETMIHYPVAPHRQKAMKEYHHLSLPITEKIHNEVLSLPISPVLSEEEVSFVIKKLNQY; via the coding sequence ATGATTCCTTTTTTAGACATAAAAGCGATTAACAAACCTTATGAAGCAAAATTTCAGGAAAAGTTAAATCAGTTCCTGGAAAAAGGATGGTACATTTTAGGGGGTGAAGTAAAAGCTTTTGAAGAAGAATTTGCGGCTTACGCTGGTTCAAAATATTGTATCGGAGTTGGAAACGGGCTGGATGCAATTACGCTGACTTTAAATGCCTATATCGAAATGGGCAATCTTCAAAAAGGAGATGAAATTATTGTGCCCGCTAACACTTACATTGCATCCATTTTAGGAATCTTACATGCTGGTTTGGTACCTGTTTTGGTCGAACCGGATATCAATACCTTTAACATTGACCCGAAGCTTATTGAAGCGAAAATTTCCCCTAAAACCAAAGGAATGCTGATTGTTCACCTGTATGGTCATCTCGCTCCGATGGATGAAATTATGGAAATTGGTTATAAGTATAATTTACTGATCGTAGAAGATGCTGCTCAGGCCCACGGCATAAAATTCAAAGGAAGCCGCACCAGAACGTTTAGTTTTTATCCTGGTAAGAATTTAGGGGCTTTAGGCGATGCTGGAGCTGTTGTAACCAATGATGAAAAATTAGCCAAGGTTATAAAGGCGCTTTCCAATTATGGTTCCAACCAAAAATATTATAACGATTATATTGGGTTTAATTCCCGATTAGACGAACTTCAGGCTGCTTTTTTAAGAGTGAAATTGCCTTATCTGGCTGCTGAAAATGAAAAAAGAAGAACCATTGCCAATCGTTTTCTGTCAGAAATAAAAAATGATAAAATAGTGCTGCCGTTTTATGATGGTTCTGATAATCATGTTTTTCATTTGTTTGTTATCCGGACAGAAAATCGTGAAGGTTTACAGCAGTATTTAAAAGAAAACGGTATTGAGACGATGATCCATTATCCGGTGGCACCGCACAGGCAAAAAGCCATGAAGGAATATCATCATTTATCCCTTCCGATTACCGAAAAAATCCACAATGAGGTGTTGAGTTTGCCTATAAGTCCAGTTTTGTCTGAAGAAGAAGTAAGTTTCGTGATAAAAAAGTTAAATCAATATTAA
- a CDS encoding DUF4129 domain-containing protein, translated as MNKVLFYILFFITGLAFSQVSKDAVANTNEPIVDESIVIVPVSYRDNFQRDYASEEFQYQPLIKDTSRWDNFKAWLQYWLDRIFSFGEGEGNATVFEIVIKVMAILIVLFVVYLIVKAIIDKEGVWIFGKSSKKKINVTEYSEENIHTIDFRNIIEKCKAANNHRLSIRYYYLWLLKKMSDNGVIEWDIEKTNSDYLYEIKRDSLKEDFQYLSYIYDYSWYGEFRVDDALFEKAEKAFVKTINSI; from the coding sequence GTGAATAAGGTACTTTTTTACATACTATTTTTTATAACAGGTCTTGCTTTTTCACAAGTAAGTAAAGATGCTGTTGCCAATACTAACGAACCTATTGTTGATGAAAGCATTGTAATTGTTCCGGTCAGTTACAGGGATAATTTTCAGCGTGATTATGCTTCTGAGGAATTTCAGTACCAACCATTGATCAAAGACACCTCCCGCTGGGATAACTTTAAAGCCTGGCTTCAGTATTGGTTAGATCGTATTTTCTCTTTTGGTGAGGGAGAAGGAAATGCTACTGTATTTGAAATTGTGATAAAGGTGATGGCCATCCTTATTGTTCTTTTTGTGGTTTATCTGATTGTAAAAGCCATTATCGATAAAGAAGGCGTCTGGATTTTCGGAAAATCGTCTAAAAAGAAAATCAATGTTACCGAGTATTCTGAAGAAAACATCCATACGATCGATTTCAGAAACATTATCGAAAAGTGCAAAGCAGCCAACAACCATCGTTTATCGATTCGGTATTATTACTTATGGCTCTTGAAAAAAATGTCGGATAACGGCGTAATCGAATGGGATATTGAAAAAACCAATTCCGATTACCTTTACGAAATAAAGCGTGATTCGCTAAAAGAAGATTTCCAATACCTATCCTACATTTATGATTACAGTTGGTATGGCGAATTCCGCGTTGATGATGCCTTATTTGAAAAGGCCGAAAAAGCGTTTGTCAAAACCATTAATTCTATCTAA